From Bacteroidota bacterium, one genomic window encodes:
- a CDS encoding tail fiber domain-containing protein has product MKNLFNLKSLLIILFLTVTEVICYGQANVNLSNLLPTSINQHLLPSGNNNRNIGSAGKSWKDVYLDGKVWVDDVVFMTNSNIATCTFLGSSAGNSNVSSNNTGVGYQSLFANTFGNDNTAIGIQSLFSNISGSYNSAAGRFALYSNTYGSFNTGMGTNALYANTTGSNNTGSGYQSLNWNTTGSQNTATGLQSLFNNTTASNNVAVGHKTLFTNTTGEYNSATGAEALYSNSIGSNNTADGYQSLYSNNSGAENTANGFKALYTNQDGFANVANGASALYSNTNGYRNVANGASALYSNIDGFANTASGFMALKNNTTAYENTAIGYQALYYNTGGSENVAIGNKTLFTNANGIYNSGTGAEALYYSTGSNNTANGFSSLHYNSSGNDNTAIGYTALDVNTTGNGNTALGSYSKASTGILNNATVIGYFAIVDASDKVRIGNTSVSSIGGEVGWTSFSDARIKDNIQENVPGLEFINELRPVTYHFDVTKQNKLAGLTDTMQWESKYDIEKIQFTGFIAQEVEAAASYIDYDFSGVDKSGEIMGLRYSEFVVPLVKAVQELDELNKTKDVIIEDLQAENEDIKMRLEKLESLILNTSTSEVISTKNVTLTDVDQSAILEQNIPNPFNGKTIIKYFVPENNSSAQIRIQNINGVEIELINVEIGAGVVNLDASKIPSGRYSYSLIIDGKLIDTKNMILTK; this is encoded by the coding sequence ATGAAAAATTTATTTAATTTAAAATCTCTCTTAATTATCCTGTTTCTAACAGTAACTGAGGTTATCTGTTACGGACAGGCGAATGTTAATCTTTCTAATTTATTACCTACCTCAATCAATCAACACTTATTGCCTTCAGGTAATAACAACAGAAACATCGGCTCAGCAGGAAAATCATGGAAAGATGTTTATTTAGATGGGAAAGTTTGGGTTGATGATGTAGTTTTTATGACCAATAGTAATATTGCAACCTGTACTTTTTTAGGAAGTTCAGCAGGAAATTCAAACGTGTCTTCAAATAATACGGGTGTTGGTTATCAATCCCTTTTTGCAAATACTTTTGGCAACGACAATACAGCAATTGGTATTCAATCATTGTTTTCAAATATCTCGGGAAGTTATAATAGTGCTGCAGGAAGATTTGCATTGTATTCAAATACTTATGGAAGTTTTAATACCGGAATGGGTACAAATGCATTGTATGCTAACACCACCGGCAGCAATAATACAGGTAGTGGTTATCAGTCGCTAAATTGGAATACAACCGGAAGCCAAAACACTGCAACTGGTTTGCAATCTTTATTTAATAATACAACTGCATCAAATAATGTGGCTGTTGGACATAAAACTCTTTTTACAAATACTACGGGTGAATATAACAGTGCAACAGGTGCTGAAGCTTTGTATTCAAATTCCATTGGAAGTAATAATACGGCGGATGGATACCAATCATTATATTCAAATAATTCGGGTGCAGAAAATACAGCGAATGGATTTAAAGCATTGTATACCAACCAAGACGGTTTTGCAAATGTAGCAAATGGAGCTTCAGCACTTTATTCTAACACTAACGGATACCGAAATGTAGCAAATGGGGCTTCAGCACTTTATTCCAACATCGATGGTTTCGCCAATACAGCCAGTGGTTTTATGGCGCTTAAAAATAATACCACCGCATATGAAAACACGGCCATAGGTTATCAGGCTTTATACTACAATACAGGCGGATCTGAAAATGTGGCAATTGGTAATAAAACTCTTTTTACAAATGCTAATGGTATCTATAATAGTGGAACTGGTGCTGAGGCATTGTATTATTCCACTGGAAGTAATAATACTGCAAATGGATTTTCTTCATTACATTATAATAGTTCAGGAAACGACAATACTGCAATTGGATATACCGCATTAGATGTAAACACAACTGGAAATGGAAATACTGCTTTAGGATCATATTCCAAGGCATCAACAGGAATATTAAATAATGCTACAGTGATTGGTTATTTTGCAATAGTAGATGCAAGCGATAAAGTGCGTATTGGCAACACTTCCGTATCGAGCATTGGAGGAGAAGTTGGCTGGACTAGCTTCAGCGATGCTAGAATAAAAGATAATATTCAGGAAAATGTTCCTGGCTTAGAATTTATAAATGAGTTGCGTCCTGTTACTTATCATTTTGATGTAACAAAACAAAATAAATTAGCCGGACTGACTGATACAATGCAGTGGGAAAGTAAATACGATATCGAAAAAATTCAATTTACCGGTTTCATAGCTCAAGAAGTTGAAGCAGCAGCAAGTTATATTGATTATGATTTTAGTGGGGTTGATAAAAGTGGCGAAATTATGGGTTTAAGATATTCTGAATTTGTAGTGCCCCTGGTTAAAGCAGTTCAGGAATTGGATGAATTAAACAAAACAAAGGATGTGATAATCGAAGATCTTCAAGCAGAAAATGAAGATATAAAAATGCGCTTAGAGAAATTAGAAAGTTTAATATTAAACACTTCAACATCAGAAGTGATATCAACTAAAAATGTCACTCTTACAGATGTTGACCAGTCTGCAATACTCGAGCAAAATATTCCTAACCCTTTCAATGGAAAAACAATTATCAAATATTTTGTTCCTGAAAATAATTCCTCAGCACAAATTAGAATACAAAATATCAATGGTGTTGAAATTGAATTGATAAATGTGGAAATAGGAGCAGGTGTTGTAAATTTAGATGCAAGCAAAATACCATCAGGAAGATATTCTTATTCATTAATTATTGATGGCAAATTAATTGACACAAAAAATATGATATTAACGAAATAA
- a CDS encoding SDR family oxidoreductase, with translation MRILLTGANGYIGMRILPVLVEAGHEVTCVVRDRNRFVPAKDVLDKVNVIEFDFLQPENAIQHFNNTQYDAAYYLIHSLGDTRTTLKDYEARSAGCFVLVASLTNVKQIIYLSGISNEAVLSKHLLARKAVKDIFINSGIPYTIFEAGIIVGSGSISFEIIRDLTEKIPIMIAPRWLNSFCQPIAIRNVINYLHLCLLNQQTFSRTFEIGGPDVLSYKQILLDFAEVRGYKRYIFTVPVPFPNLSADWLYFTTSSNITIARQLVQSMKNDVVCKEFSIREIIPQELITYKEAIRMAFRRIDQNMVISSWTDAASSSLSNLDVSQYVEVPVNGCYVDRKWIEIDKEEVEEVANRFFGIGGENGWHYADRLWKIRGVLDKILGGVGLSRGRRSDVDIETGDALDFWRVLLADRKNNRLLLFAEMKMPGEAWLEFSIVQNQNRCILKQTATFRPRGIMGRNYWYSMVPFHYFIFRNMLKNIAGKNNKSYRKNIIKKSKR, from the coding sequence ATGCGTATTTTACTCACGGGTGCAAATGGTTATATCGGAATGCGAATTTTGCCTGTGTTGGTGGAGGCTGGTCATGAGGTAACATGTGTGGTGAGAGATAGAAATCGTTTTGTGCCAGCCAAAGATGTTTTGGATAAAGTAAATGTTATTGAATTTGATTTTTTACAACCGGAAAATGCAATTCAGCATTTTAATAATACACAATATGATGCAGCGTATTATCTGATTCACTCTTTAGGAGACACACGTACAACTTTGAAAGATTATGAAGCGAGATCGGCCGGCTGTTTTGTGTTAGTGGCTTCATTAACCAACGTAAAACAAATAATATATCTGAGTGGGATAAGCAATGAAGCAGTACTTTCAAAACATCTGCTTGCCCGAAAAGCAGTGAAGGATATTTTTATTAATTCCGGTATTCCTTATACCATTTTTGAAGCGGGAATTATTGTTGGTTCAGGTAGTATAAGTTTTGAAATTATTCGTGATCTCACTGAAAAAATTCCGATAATGATTGCACCTCGTTGGCTCAATTCTTTTTGCCAACCAATTGCCATTCGCAATGTGATTAATTACTTACATCTCTGTCTTTTAAATCAACAAACCTTCTCACGCACTTTTGAAATTGGTGGTCCGGATGTGCTTTCTTATAAACAAATATTATTGGACTTTGCAGAAGTGCGTGGATATAAGCGTTATATTTTTACCGTGCCTGTTCCCTTCCCGAATTTATCTGCCGACTGGTTATATTTTACTACTTCTTCTAATATTACTATCGCACGTCAATTAGTACAAAGCATGAAGAATGATGTGGTATGTAAAGAGTTTTCTATTCGTGAAATTATACCTCAGGAATTAATTACATATAAGGAAGCGATAAGAATGGCGTTCCGGCGTATTGATCAAAATATGGTGATATCAAGTTGGACGGATGCAGCTTCAAGTAGTCTCAGCAATTTAGATGTAAGTCAATATGTAGAAGTGCCTGTGAACGGATGTTATGTAGATCGTAAGTGGATTGAAATTGATAAAGAGGAAGTGGAAGAAGTAGCAAATCGTTTCTTTGGAATTGGCGGAGAAAATGGTTGGCATTATGCAGATAGATTATGGAAAATTCGAGGAGTGTTAGACAAGATTTTGGGTGGTGTTGGATTAAGTCGTGGACGAAGAAGTGATGTAGATATAGAGACAGGTGATGCACTTGATTTTTGGAGAGTGCTTCTTGCAGATCGAAAAAATAATCGCTTATTATTATTTGCTGAGATGAAAATGCCGGGAGAAGCATGGCTTGAATTTTCAATTGTGCAAAATCAAAATCGCTGCATATTAAAACAAACCGCCACCTTTCGCCCGAGGGGAATTATGGGTCGTAATTATTGGTATTCAATGGTGCCATTCCATTATTTTATTTTCAGGAATATGCTGAAAAATATTGCCGGAAAAAATAATAAGAGTTATAGGAAGAATATTATTAAAAAGTCAAAGCGTTGA
- the moaA gene encoding GTP 3',8-cyclase MoaA, translated as MLTDKFNRTHDYLRISLTDKCNLRCSYCNPVDLPKGYFAGAPRMTADEIDQIVSVFVKEGVKKIRLTGGEPLVRKDVKEIIERLAKYPVELAISTNGVLVDKYIDIFKSAGIKSVNVSLDSVKREKFFAITKRDEFNHVVDNIHLLLQHNFHVKINVVVMKGVNENELNSFILWTKDFPLHVRFIEFMPFTGNDWSSEKVFSYHDMLDSIATKYDFQKLPDAKNDTTKKYFVPNYKGTFAFISTMSDPFCNGCNRMRLTTDGKMKNCLFSKTETDILTALRNGMDITPLIKQCVWMKEEKLGGQITTIDEKLDITKINNRSMIHIGG; from the coding sequence ATGTTAACTGATAAATTTAATCGCACTCATGATTACCTGAGAATATCACTTACAGATAAATGTAATTTGCGTTGTTCGTATTGCAATCCGGTTGATTTGCCCAAAGGATATTTTGCAGGTGCCCCACGAATGACTGCTGATGAAATTGATCAGATAGTTTCTGTGTTTGTGAAAGAAGGTGTGAAAAAAATTCGCCTTACGGGCGGTGAGCCATTGGTGAGAAAAGATGTAAAAGAAATTATCGAACGCTTAGCTAAATATCCGGTAGAACTTGCCATTAGTACAAACGGCGTTCTTGTAGATAAATATATAGACATATTTAAAAGTGCAGGAATTAAATCTGTGAATGTGAGTTTGGATTCTGTGAAAAGAGAAAAGTTTTTTGCTATTACAAAGCGTGATGAATTTAATCACGTAGTAGATAATATTCATCTGCTGTTGCAACATAATTTTCATGTGAAGATAAATGTGGTGGTAATGAAAGGTGTAAACGAAAATGAATTAAACAGTTTTATTCTCTGGACAAAAGATTTTCCGTTGCATGTGCGCTTCATTGAATTTATGCCATTTACAGGAAATGATTGGAGTAGTGAGAAAGTGTTTTCTTATCATGATATGCTGGATAGCATTGCCACAAAATATGATTTTCAAAAATTACCCGATGCAAAAAATGATACTACAAAAAAATATTTTGTACCAAATTACAAAGGCACTTTTGCATTTATAAGTACAATGAGCGATCCGTTTTGTAATGGATGTAATCGCATGCGTTTAACTACGGATGGTAAAATGAAAAATTGTCTTTTTTCAAAAACGGAAACTGATATTTTAACTGCCTTGAGAAACGGAATGGATATCACGCCTTTAATAAAACAATGTGTGTGGATGAAAGAAGAAAAACTCGGCGGTCAGATTACGACTATTGATGAAAAATTAGATATTACAAAAATCAACAACCGCAGCATGATTCATATTGGCGGTTAA
- a CDS encoding hemerythrin domain-containing protein has translation MNNIFEKSENQNPDYIKRFVEKDSAQDPVQETVYSPMDPPDAYKPPAVDAVPYEQMHASIQLLMDEHKTTLTKLDEFEKNLLAIRQDGISKGRNSELGAFFEFLDNNIVLHNLKEERVLFPYIHDRMIENGECSTGPVPETAIDILEHDHIKMMEMATLTFSLMGISSRLTDVVSNALLIDTAIEQGLALIELLRLHIFREDNVVFPMAHKYLTEKDFEEITKKMKKYFSIELP, from the coding sequence ATGAACAACATTTTTGAAAAATCTGAAAACCAAAACCCTGATTATATAAAACGATTTGTTGAAAAAGATTCTGCGCAAGATCCTGTACAAGAAACTGTGTATTCGCCGATGGATCCACCGGATGCATATAAACCTCCTGCTGTTGATGCGGTGCCTTATGAGCAAATGCATGCTTCTATCCAGTTGCTTATGGATGAACATAAAACAACCCTGACGAAATTGGATGAATTTGAAAAAAATTTATTGGCAATAAGACAAGATGGAATTAGTAAAGGAAGAAATAGTGAGCTGGGTGCATTCTTTGAATTTCTGGATAATAATATTGTACTCCATAATTTAAAAGAAGAGAGAGTTTTATTTCCTTACATCCACGATCGTATGATTGAAAATGGAGAATGTAGCACGGGTCCTGTTCCTGAAACTGCAATTGATATTTTGGAACATGATCATATTAAAATGATGGAAATGGCTACACTTACTTTTAGTCTAATGGGCATTTCTTCACGGCTTACGGATGTTGTTTCAAATGCATTGTTAATTGATACAGCTATTGAGCAAGGTTTGGCTTTGATAGAATTACTTCGTCTGCATATTTTCAGAGAGGATAATGTAGTGTTTCCAATGGCGCATAAATATTTAACTGAAAAAGATTTTGAAGAGATTACCAAAAAAATGAAAAAATATTTTTCTATTGAATTGCCCTAA
- a CDS encoding tellurite resistance/C4-dicarboxylate transporter family protein yields MLEEFKNGVKNLSPAYFAIVMATGIISTGSFLMDMNRIANFLFVLNNIFYIIMWALTILRLVWYSKSLIKDLTDHMSGTGFFTIVAGTCVLGIQYIIMFEFFEIALALLILGIFLWLFLTYAVFTTLTIKQDKPTLDKGITGGWLTAIVATQSVSILSALIASHIKQPYRIEVNFFALSMWLWGGMFYIWMISLIFYRYTFFKFSPGDLAPPYWINMGAMAISTLAGSLLIINAPDAPLLESLLPFLKGFTVFYWATGTWWIPMLIILAIWRHIYKRYPLKYDSLYWGAVFPQGMYAVCTFRMSEALEIPFLHYFYNAFIYIALIAWALTFSGLIRHFLAEFAKVKLKINAMKNQV; encoded by the coding sequence ATGTTGGAAGAATTTAAGAATGGTGTTAAAAATCTTTCTCCTGCATACTTTGCAATTGTAATGGCAACAGGAATAATTTCAACCGGAAGTTTTCTGATGGATATGAACAGGATTGCCAATTTTTTATTTGTACTCAATAATATCTTTTACATAATAATGTGGGCATTAACTATACTGCGTTTGGTATGGTATAGTAAATCATTAATAAAAGATTTAACCGACCACATGTCGGGCACAGGATTTTTTACAATTGTTGCCGGCACTTGTGTTTTAGGAATTCAGTATATCATCATGTTTGAATTTTTTGAAATTGCATTAGCGTTATTAATACTTGGAATTTTCTTATGGCTTTTTCTTACGTATGCAGTTTTTACAACACTTACAATTAAACAAGATAAACCAACTCTCGACAAAGGAATTACCGGTGGATGGCTTACTGCAATTGTTGCTACTCAATCTGTTTCAATACTCAGTGCATTAATAGCATCACATATAAAACAACCATATCGTATTGAAGTAAATTTCTTTGCACTTTCTATGTGGCTTTGGGGTGGTATGTTTTATATATGGATGATATCATTAATATTTTATCGCTATACTTTTTTTAAATTTTCTCCCGGTGATTTAGCTCCACCCTATTGGATTAATATGGGCGCAATGGCTATCTCCACTCTTGCAGGTTCCTTGTTGATAATAAATGCACCCGATGCTCCATTGCTTGAATCACTACTTCCTTTTTTAAAAGGCTTCACTGTATTTTATTGGGCTACCGGTACATGGTGGATTCCTATGCTGATTATACTCGCTATATGGCGACACATTTATAAAAGATATCCGCTTAAATATGATTCATTGTATTGGGGTGCGGTGTTCCCTCAGGGCATGTATGCAGTGTGTACATTCAGGATGTCGGAAGCTTTGGAAATTCCTTTTTTACATTATTTCTATAATGCATTTATTTATATTGCACTAATAGCCTGGGCACTTACATTTAGCGGATTGATACGTCATTTCCTTGCAGAGTTTGCAAAAGTGAAATTGAAAATCAATGCTATGAAAAATCAAGTATAG
- a CDS encoding MFS transporter, producing MESSAFSNRILFLNTLAFMVCFAAWMINGVLVTYLVNNGVFSWSPVQIGFLLGVPVLVGSVFRLPVGILTDKFGGKWVIATILFFCAIPMFFLSQANSYNAFLLLSFGFGLTGASFAAGVAYTCLWYPKEKQGTALGIFGAGNMGAALTTLFAPTILNNLTNNGADIEGWRALPKLYAALLVIMGIIFLLGTKNKLPAESKTLLQRLLPLKEIRVWRFGLYYFFVFGSFVALAQWLIPYYVNVYSLSIVSAGFMATAFSLPAGLVRAAGGWLADKVGARIVLLWVFGVCLVCMVFVFVPRMEIQAPGQGVMANKPGVVSSVSDNEIVVGDDTYFLQSKGGDSSEVTIRFGIHHDQEGFLFLPTTSFHQTPNVKVGDEVSKGELLAKGVTMIYFQANKWIFSAFVFIIGVMMGIGGAAVYKHISDYYPTNIGTVGGIVGVLGGLGGFFGPIIFGYLLKSTGIWTSCWMFLAALVVICIVLQRMAIKAITDKKMNN from the coding sequence ATGGAAAGTTCTGCATTTTCCAATCGCATTTTATTTCTTAATACACTTGCATTTATGGTGTGCTTTGCTGCATGGATGATTAATGGTGTATTGGTAACTTATCTTGTTAATAATGGCGTGTTTAGCTGGAGCCCGGTACAAATTGGTTTCTTATTAGGAGTGCCGGTATTGGTGGGTTCAGTATTTCGATTACCTGTTGGAATTCTTACAGATAAGTTTGGTGGCAAATGGGTAATTGCAACTATTTTATTCTTCTGTGCAATACCCATGTTTTTTTTATCACAGGCAAATAGTTACAATGCATTTCTGTTACTCAGTTTTGGTTTTGGATTAACAGGTGCTTCATTTGCCGCCGGTGTTGCTTACACATGTTTATGGTATCCTAAAGAAAAACAAGGCACTGCATTGGGAATTTTTGGTGCAGGAAATATGGGTGCTGCTCTTACTACTTTGTTTGCTCCAACTATATTAAATAACCTCACAAATAATGGTGCTGATATTGAAGGATGGCGTGCGTTACCAAAATTGTATGCAGCCCTTCTTGTTATTATGGGAATCATTTTTTTATTGGGAACAAAAAATAAATTACCCGCAGAATCAAAAACATTATTGCAAAGATTATTGCCTTTAAAAGAAATAAGAGTATGGCGTTTTGGATTGTATTATTTTTTCGTGTTTGGTAGTTTCGTCGCTCTTGCACAATGGCTTATTCCATATTATGTAAATGTTTATTCTCTTTCCATTGTCTCCGCCGGATTTATGGCAACTGCATTTAGTTTGCCTGCCGGATTAGTAAGAGCTGCGGGTGGATGGCTTGCAGATAAAGTAGGCGCAAGAATAGTGTTGCTTTGGGTATTCGGAGTGTGTTTGGTCTGTATGGTTTTCGTCTTTGTTCCTCGTATGGAAATTCAGGCACCGGGGCAAGGTGTGATGGCAAATAAACCGGGTGTGGTAAGCTCTGTTTCTGACAATGAAATTGTGGTGGGTGATGACACTTATTTTTTGCAAAGCAAGGGTGGCGATTCATCAGAGGTTACAATTCGTTTTGGTATTCATCATGATCAGGAAGGCTTTTTATTTCTTCCCACTACTTCATTTCATCAGACACCAAATGTGAAAGTAGGTGATGAAGTTTCCAAAGGTGAATTATTGGCAAAGGGTGTAACTATGATTTATTTTCAAGCGAATAAATGGATATTCTCAGCTTTCGTTTTTATCATCGGTGTCATGATGGGAATTGGTGGTGCTGCTGTTTATAAACACATCTCTGATTACTATCCTACAAATATTGGAACTGTCGGAGGTATCGTTGGTGTGTTAGGAGGTTTGGGTGGTTTCTTCGGGCCAATAATTTTTGGATACTTACTTAAATCTACCGGTATCTGGACTTCGTGCTGGATGTTTCTTGCAGCATTAGTTGTAATTTGTATCGTACTTCAGCGCATGGCAATAAAAGCAATTACAGATAAAAAAATGAATAATTAA
- the narI gene encoding respiratory nitrate reductase subunit gamma, with product MNFIDSVLLIALPYVALVVFLVGTIYRYKYKKFQVSSLSTQFLENRRLFWGSVPFHWGILFIFFGHLIAFCFPASVLAWNSQPVRLLILEISAFIFGISMLVGLTNLFIRRYTQPRLKPVTNYMDLVIYGLLFFQIIIGLWVAYNFRWGSSWFSTLLTPYLYSIFTFNPDITAVAPLPLAVKLHIVGAFLIIGIIPFSRLIHFLVLPLNYLWRPYQQVIWNWSRKKVRYPRTPWSLQRPKNN from the coding sequence ATGAATTTTATAGATAGTGTTTTATTAATTGCACTTCCTTATGTAGCACTGGTAGTTTTTCTTGTAGGGACTATTTACAGATACAAGTATAAAAAATTTCAGGTATCATCTCTTTCAACACAGTTTCTTGAAAACAGAAGATTATTCTGGGGATCAGTGCCATTTCATTGGGGCATTCTTTTTATATTTTTTGGTCATCTTATTGCTTTTTGTTTCCCCGCAAGTGTGCTTGCATGGAACAGCCAACCTGTACGACTATTGATACTTGAAATAAGTGCATTCATTTTTGGAATTAGTATGTTGGTTGGGCTTACCAATCTTTTTATCAGAAGATATACTCAACCACGATTAAAGCCGGTTACTAATTATATGGATTTGGTTATTTATGGGTTATTGTTTTTTCAAATAATTATTGGTTTATGGGTTGCTTATAATTTCCGTTGGGGCTCCTCCTGGTTTTCTACTTTATTAACTCCTTACCTCTATTCTATTTTTACTTTCAATCCTGACATCACCGCAGTTGCACCATTGCCATTAGCAGTAAAACTCCACATAGTCGGTGCATTTTTAATTATTGGTATTATACCATTTTCAAGGCTTATACATTTTTTAGTATTGCCATTAAATTATTTATGGAGACCTTATCAGCAAGTAATCTGGAATTGGAGCAGAAAGAAGGTTCGTTATCCTCGTACACCGTGGTCGCTTCAGCGTCCTAAAAATAATTAA
- the narH gene encoding nitrate reductase subunit beta, with the protein MNVRSQIAMVFHLDKCIGCHTCSIACKNIWTDRKGAEYMWWNNVETKPGTGYPTKWEDQTIYKGGWEKKDGTVRLKGAGKRRGLTNIFYNPNLPVIDDYYEPFTYKYLDLIESPELDDQPTARPVSLITGKPIDIKMGPNWDDDLSGTKDFARNDPNLKNISPEEQEVMFQLEKMAFFYLPRICNHCLNPACVASCPSGAIYKRGEDGVVLINQEVCRAWRMCVTACPYKKSYYNWYTGKSEKCILCYPRIEAGLAPACMHSCVGRIRYLGVLLYDADKIESAVHGDDKDLIKNQMDLILDPFDEKVIEAAKLNGVADSTIHAAQFSPVYKFVKEWGLALPLHPEFRTLPMLFYVPPLLPVMASVKKVDNTEQAGKMDPIAKKWDDNWLYDTSTKELWGTLDEIRFPLKYIANLLSASDEELIKDKWKKLMAVRIHRRRVTVGDISDEKAEEVLAEAGINSQIAEAIYNLTSLPKFDERFVIPAAHREQAIELLDFTGDKKGSTGFGIKGEVKRGI; encoded by the coding sequence ATGAACGTTCGCTCGCAAATTGCAATGGTATTTCACTTAGATAAATGTATCGGGTGTCACACTTGTTCTATAGCCTGCAAAAATATTTGGACGGATAGAAAAGGTGCAGAATACATGTGGTGGAATAATGTAGAAACAAAACCGGGAACAGGTTATCCAACAAAATGGGAAGATCAAACTATTTATAAAGGTGGATGGGAAAAGAAAGATGGAACAGTGCGCTTGAAAGGTGCCGGAAAAAGAAGAGGTCTTACCAATATTTTTTACAATCCTAATCTTCCGGTAATTGATGATTATTACGAACCATTTACTTATAAATATTTAGACCTCATTGAATCTCCCGAGTTGGATGATCAACCAACAGCAAGACCGGTTTCTTTAATCACAGGAAAACCTATTGATATAAAAATGGGACCTAATTGGGATGATGATTTAAGTGGAACAAAAGACTTCGCCCGCAATGATCCTAATTTGAAAAACATTTCTCCCGAAGAACAAGAAGTAATGTTTCAATTAGAGAAAATGGCGTTCTTTTATTTGCCAAGAATTTGCAATCACTGTTTAAATCCTGCTTGTGTAGCATCATGTCCTTCTGGTGCAATTTATAAAAGAGGTGAAGATGGTGTGGTACTTATTAATCAGGAAGTTTGTCGTGCATGGAGAATGTGCGTTACTGCATGTCCTTATAAAAAATCTTATTACAATTGGTACACAGGTAAATCCGAAAAATGTATTCTTTGTTATCCTCGTATTGAAGCAGGTCTTGCCCCGGCATGTATGCATTCATGTGTTGGTAGAATCAGATACCTCGGTGTATTATTATACGATGCAGATAAAATAGAATCAGCAGTGCATGGTGATGATAAAGACCTCATCAAAAATCAGATGGATTTAATTCTTGATCCCTTTGATGAAAAAGTAATTGAAGCAGCTAAATTAAATGGCGTTGCAGATTCTACTATTCATGCAGCACAGTTTTCTCCGGTTTATAAATTCGTAAAAGAATGGGGATTAGCATTGCCGTTGCATCCTGAATTCCGCACTTTACCCATGTTGTTTTATGTACCACCGCTATTGCCTGTAATGGCTTCTGTGAAGAAAGTGGACAATACAGAACAAGCGGGTAAAATGGATCCTATTGCAAAAAAATGGGACGACAATTGGCTATATGATACAAGCACAAAAGAGTTATGGGGAACATTAGATGAAATTCGTTTTCCATTAAAATATATTGCTAATCTGTTGAGTGCGAGTGATGAAGAATTGATAAAAGATAAATGGAAGAAATTAATGGCTGTGCGTATTCATCGCAGAAGAGTTACTGTGGGTGATATCAGTGATGAAAAAGCAGAAGAAGTATTAGCCGAAGCAGGAATTAATTCTCAAATAGCAGAAGCAATTTATAACCTTACTTCATTGCCAAAATTTGATGAGCGATTTGTAATTCCGGCAGCACATCGTGAACAAGCAATTGAATTACTTGACTTCACCGGCGATAAAAAAGGTTCTACAGGATTTGGAATTAAAGGAGAAGTGAAAAGAGGTATTTAA